A single Fimbriimonadia bacterium DNA region contains:
- a CDS encoding carboxypeptidase, translating into MAALRFDRYYRYADITRFLKQFSQQRPDIFRYESIGKSYEGRDIWLCTITRFKTGPDTEKPAMWVDGNIHASEVSASSACLYLIHKLLTEDPKNEGIRSLLDTRVFYVCPRLNPDGAEWALADKPKIIRSSTRPWPYDEDPIEGLIREDMDGDGRMLQMRIPDPNGSWKPHPDHPKLLVPRAPDETGGTYYRLLPEGRIENYDGFLIPMARTKEGLDLNRNYPIGWRLEGEQHGAGPFPTSEPEIRAQVDFICKHPNITGAVCFHTFSGVLLRPPSRFAEDELPAEDVWNYKTIGAKGTEITGYPAISVYHEFRYHPKEIITGVFDDWMYEHRGVHAWTVEIWSPQRQAGIGEYKYIDWYREHPVEDDVKMLEWSEKVLKGKGYIEWYPYEHPQLGKVELGGWDVAYCWRNPPPHMLEKEIAPFADWLMFHLRIAPKLEIISSSAKAIGQGAYRVELVLQNTGWLPTYVTKKALNNKLSRPIVTEIELPRGATLETGKLREEHAQLEGRCYRGAAGVWSADSTDDRLRLVWTIRAPRGGTVKITARHERAGTVRSTLRLQ; encoded by the coding sequence GGGCCGGATACGGAGAAGCCCGCGATGTGGGTGGACGGAAACATTCACGCATCCGAGGTGTCGGCCTCATCGGCGTGCCTCTACCTCATCCACAAGCTGCTCACGGAAGACCCAAAAAACGAGGGCATTCGGTCGCTGCTGGACACGCGTGTCTTCTACGTGTGCCCACGGCTGAACCCAGACGGTGCGGAGTGGGCTCTGGCCGACAAGCCGAAGATCATTCGCTCCAGCACCCGCCCATGGCCGTACGACGAGGACCCCATCGAAGGGCTGATTCGAGAGGACATGGACGGCGATGGGCGCATGCTGCAGATGCGAATCCCCGATCCGAACGGTTCGTGGAAGCCGCATCCCGACCACCCGAAGCTGCTGGTGCCGCGCGCGCCGGACGAGACGGGGGGCACCTACTATCGTCTTCTCCCCGAAGGCAGAATCGAGAACTACGACGGGTTCCTGATTCCCATGGCTCGGACCAAAGAGGGCCTAGACCTCAACCGGAACTACCCCATCGGCTGGCGGTTGGAGGGCGAACAGCACGGAGCTGGCCCCTTCCCTACTTCGGAGCCGGAGATTCGGGCACAGGTGGACTTCATCTGCAAACATCCTAACATCACGGGCGCCGTTTGCTTTCACACCTTCAGCGGTGTACTACTGCGGCCACCGAGTCGGTTCGCCGAGGACGAGTTGCCCGCTGAAGACGTGTGGAACTACAAGACTATTGGCGCGAAGGGTACGGAAATCACGGGCTATCCGGCGATCTCCGTCTATCACGAGTTCCGCTACCACCCCAAAGAGATCATCACGGGTGTGTTCGATGACTGGATGTATGAACATCGTGGCGTGCATGCCTGGACTGTGGAGATATGGAGCCCACAGCGGCAAGCCGGAATAGGCGAGTACAAATACATAGACTGGTACCGCGAGCACCCTGTGGAAGACGACGTCAAGATGCTGGAGTGGTCCGAGAAGGTGCTAAAGGGCAAAGGCTACATCGAGTGGTACCCTTACGAACACCCGCAGTTAGGCAAGGTGGAGCTCGGTGGGTGGGATGTAGCCTATTGCTGGAGGAATCCACCGCCCCACATGCTGGAAAAGGAGATCGCCCCGTTCGCCGACTGGCTGATGTTCCATCTGAGAATCGCACCGAAGCTCGAGATCATCTCGAGCAGCGCCAAGGCGATTGGCCAAGGTGCATATCGCGTCGAACTGGTACTGCAAAACACGGGCTGGCTGCCCACCTACGTAACCAAGAAGGCTCTGAACAACAAGCTGTCAAGGCCCATCGTGACCGAGATCGAATTGCCACGCGGAGCCACGCTGGAAACGGGCAAGCTTCGCGAGGAGCATGCTCAGCTCGAGGGTCGGTGTTATCGGGGTGCGGCCGGCGTGTGGTCTGCAGACAGTACCGACGATAGGCTGCGACTCGTGTGGACGATTCGTGCCCCGCGCGGCGGTACCGTGAAGATCACCGCGCGCCACGAACGCGCCGGCACAGTGCGCTCAACCTTGCGACTGCAGTAG
- the acnA gene encoding aconitate hydratase AcnA, with product MNNSFGARASVRLGDDSFTIYRLDVLERQGLRLARLPYSLRVLLENLLRREDGVTVTPEHVMALANWDPTAEPSQEIAFSPARVVLQDFTGVPCLVDLAAMRDAVAEMGGDASRVNPQQPVELVVDHSVQVDAFGTPEANRLNVAKEFERNSERYAFLKWGQSAFRNFRVVPPNTGIVHQVNLEYLARVVFVQDEDGEKLAYPDTLVGTDSHTTMINGLGVLGWGVGGIEAEAAMLGQPVSILVPQVVGVRVTGVLPEGVTATDLVLTVTQMLRTHGVVGKFVEFFGAGLESLPVADRATISNMCPEYGATCAMFPVDDETLRYLRQTGRPPDFVSRIEGYAKEQGLFRERGTPEPEFTAVLELDLSKVESSVAGPRRPQDRVPLSRVAHSFSKALPDLRGPNGREHAGKGTLKHGNVVIAAITSCTNTSNPAVMLAAGLLAKKAVQRGLTRRPWVKTSLAPGSRVVTTYLERAGLTPYLEQLGFHTVGYGCTTCIGNSGPLPEEVSREIEENGLVVCAVLSGNRNFEGRVHSEVRANYLMSPPLVVAYAIAGRIDIDLTTEPLTLDASGVPVYLRDLWPSNAEIASAVEHCIGSEMFENNYKDVFRGDENWESINITPAERFQWQPDSTYVRRPPYFDGMPVDAPETVDDIRGARVLAYLGDSITTDHISPAGSIKKDSPAGRYLLEHGVEWQDFNSYGSRRGNHEVMVRGTFANVRIRNKLTPGAEGGVTTYLPTGDVMSIYDAAVRYQQDGTSLIVLAGKEYGSGSSRDWAAKGPYLQGVRAVIAESFERIHRSNLIGMGIIPLQFLPGESAESLGLTGTEHFDVLGLSDAVASGFAGGRRLQVVAQEGTRWQRFDVEARIDTPRELDYYRHGGILQFVVRSLLQSQG from the coding sequence ATGAACAACAGCTTCGGTGCCCGGGCTTCGGTGCGGCTCGGCGACGACTCCTTTACCATCTATCGTCTCGACGTGCTCGAGCGGCAAGGCCTTCGGCTCGCCAGGCTGCCTTATTCGCTGCGCGTGCTGCTGGAGAATCTGCTGCGTCGCGAGGACGGCGTGACCGTCACGCCCGAGCACGTGATGGCCTTGGCGAATTGGGATCCCACCGCGGAGCCCTCGCAGGAGATCGCGTTTTCGCCGGCCCGGGTCGTACTGCAGGATTTCACCGGCGTTCCTTGCCTGGTGGACCTGGCCGCGATGCGTGATGCGGTTGCCGAGATGGGCGGGGACGCGAGTCGCGTCAATCCACAGCAGCCTGTGGAGCTGGTGGTGGACCACTCCGTGCAAGTAGATGCATTCGGCACCCCCGAGGCCAACCGTCTGAATGTCGCGAAGGAGTTCGAGAGGAACAGTGAGCGCTACGCCTTTCTGAAGTGGGGGCAGAGCGCATTCCGCAACTTCCGTGTGGTGCCCCCTAACACGGGCATAGTGCATCAGGTGAACCTGGAGTACCTCGCGCGAGTGGTGTTCGTCCAGGACGAAGACGGTGAAAAACTGGCTTACCCGGATACGCTAGTGGGCACCGACTCGCATACTACGATGATCAATGGCTTGGGAGTGTTAGGTTGGGGCGTAGGAGGCATAGAGGCGGAGGCTGCTATGCTCGGACAACCCGTCTCCATCCTTGTCCCGCAAGTGGTAGGCGTGCGAGTCACTGGAGTTTTGCCGGAAGGTGTTACCGCTACCGACTTGGTTTTGACGGTAACACAGATGCTTCGCACCCACGGGGTGGTAGGGAAGTTCGTGGAGTTCTTCGGCGCCGGACTGGAGTCTCTTCCGGTTGCCGACCGGGCTACCATCAGCAACATGTGTCCAGAATACGGTGCCACGTGTGCCATGTTCCCCGTGGATGACGAGACGCTGCGGTACCTGCGCCAGACCGGTCGCCCGCCGGATTTCGTCAGCAGGATCGAGGGCTACGCCAAAGAGCAGGGACTCTTCCGAGAGCGAGGCACCCCTGAGCCCGAGTTCACCGCCGTGCTCGAACTGGACCTCTCCAAAGTGGAGAGCAGTGTGGCTGGACCTCGAAGGCCACAGGATCGCGTACCGCTCAGCCGTGTCGCCCATTCCTTCTCGAAGGCACTGCCCGACCTACGAGGACCGAACGGGAGGGAGCACGCGGGCAAGGGGACCCTAAAGCACGGGAACGTGGTGATAGCGGCGATTACTAGCTGCACGAATACATCGAATCCAGCCGTCATGTTGGCGGCTGGGCTCCTCGCTAAGAAGGCAGTGCAGCGCGGCCTGACACGCAGGCCATGGGTCAAGACCTCTCTCGCCCCCGGCTCTAGGGTGGTCACTACCTATCTAGAACGTGCCGGCCTTACTCCCTACCTGGAGCAGCTGGGGTTTCATACGGTCGGCTACGGGTGCACCACGTGCATTGGCAACTCGGGACCACTGCCCGAAGAAGTGTCACGAGAGATCGAGGAGAATGGCCTGGTAGTGTGCGCCGTGCTCTCGGGCAATCGCAACTTCGAGGGTAGGGTTCACTCCGAAGTGCGGGCTAACTATCTCATGTCACCGCCGCTCGTGGTGGCGTATGCCATCGCCGGTCGCATCGATATCGATCTCACTACCGAGCCACTGACGCTCGATGCGTCGGGAGTGCCGGTATACCTTAGAGACCTGTGGCCATCGAACGCCGAAATTGCTTCAGCCGTCGAGCACTGCATCGGCTCCGAGATGTTCGAAAACAACTACAAGGATGTGTTTCGAGGCGATGAGAACTGGGAGTCGATAAACATAACACCTGCCGAGCGATTCCAGTGGCAGCCGGACTCCACCTACGTGCGCCGGCCGCCGTACTTCGATGGTATGCCCGTGGATGCCCCAGAGACGGTCGACGACATCCGAGGCGCGCGCGTCTTAGCGTATCTGGGTGATAGCATCACAACGGATCACATATCCCCTGCAGGCAGCATCAAGAAGGACTCGCCTGCGGGACGTTACCTGCTAGAACACGGAGTCGAATGGCAGGACTTCAACTCCTATGGGTCGCGCCGCGGCAATCACGAGGTGATGGTGCGCGGGACGTTTGCGAATGTGCGGATTCGGAACAAGCTGACCCCTGGGGCTGAGGGGGGTGTTACCACCTATCTGCCAACCGGCGATGTGATGAGCATCTACGATGCGGCCGTCCGCTACCAGCAGGACGGAACATCCCTCATCGTGCTAGCGGGCAAGGAGTACGGTTCCGGCTCCAGTCGCGACTGGGCGGCAAAGGGGCCGTATCTACAAGGCGTTAGGGCGGTCATAGCGGAGAGCTTCGAGCGGATTCATCGTTCCAATCTGATCGGCATGGGCATCATCCCGCTGCAATTCCTGCCGGGCGAGAGCGCCGAGAGCCTAGGGCTGACAGGCACGGAGCACTTCGATGTGCTCGGGCTGTCTGACGCTGTCGCCTCCGGGTTCGCCGGCGGGCGAAGACTGCAGGTGGTAGCGCAGGAAGGTACCCGTTGGCAACGGTTCGATGTCGAGGCGAGAATCGACACGCCGCGCGAGCTCGATTACTACCGCCACGGCGGCATTTTGCAGTTCGTGGTTCGTTCGCTACTGCAGTCGCAAGGTTGA
- a CDS encoding tryptophanase, translating into MRTVIEPFRIKSVEPIRFTTREEREGLLRQAHYNPFLLHADDVMFDLLTDSGTAAMSSAQWAAIMQGDESYAGSRSFYRFEEVVKGITGLKHVIPTHQGRAAERILFSLVAGEGLVIPSNNHFDTTRANIEHTGAEALDLVIPEGKDPASMHPFKGNVDLNKLEDLIKELGRDGIPLGMVTVTNNAGGGQPVSMENIREMSRLLHENGIPFFLDACRFAENAYFIKMREPGYEDKSPREIAREMFSYCDGATMSCKKDGLCNIGGFLALNSDGLAQRARTNLILTEGFPTYGGLAGRDLEAMAVGLTEVLDPHYLEYRMASTRYFTRKLNEEGVATVQPPGGHAAYIDARAFLPHVPIEQYPGQALVCALYLVGGIRGVEIGSVMFGKHTASGETFADMDLVRLAVPRRVYTQSHVDYMAEVILEAFEQREDVHGYRITHQAPTLRHFTAHFEPLSNAG; encoded by the coding sequence ATGCGCACGGTTATCGAGCCCTTTCGCATCAAGAGCGTGGAGCCGATCCGCTTCACGACCAGAGAGGAACGCGAAGGCCTGCTGCGTCAGGCACACTACAACCCCTTCCTGCTTCACGCCGACGACGTGATGTTCGACCTGCTGACAGACAGCGGGACGGCCGCCATGTCCTCGGCACAGTGGGCTGCGATCATGCAGGGCGACGAGAGCTATGCCGGTAGCCGTAGCTTCTACCGCTTCGAGGAAGTGGTAAAGGGCATCACCGGATTGAAGCACGTGATCCCCACGCACCAAGGACGCGCCGCGGAGAGAATTCTCTTCTCGCTGGTAGCGGGCGAGGGCCTGGTGATCCCCAGCAACAACCACTTCGACACCACGCGCGCGAACATCGAGCACACCGGCGCCGAGGCGCTCGACCTGGTCATCCCCGAGGGCAAGGACCCCGCCTCGATGCACCCGTTCAAGGGGAATGTGGACTTGAACAAGCTGGAGGACTTGATCAAGGAGCTGGGCAGGGACGGCATTCCGCTAGGCATGGTTACCGTCACCAACAACGCGGGCGGGGGCCAGCCGGTCTCGATGGAGAACATTCGCGAGATGTCCCGCCTGCTGCACGAGAACGGCATTCCGTTCTTCCTCGATGCTTGTCGTTTCGCCGAGAACGCATACTTCATCAAGATGCGTGAGCCGGGCTATGAGGACAAAAGCCCGAGAGAGATCGCACGCGAGATGTTCTCGTACTGCGACGGCGCCACGATGAGCTGTAAGAAGGACGGGCTGTGCAACATCGGCGGATTCTTGGCGCTGAACAGTGACGGCTTGGCGCAGCGGGCGAGGACCAATCTCATCCTCACCGAGGGCTTTCCGACTTACGGGGGGCTCGCGGGGCGAGACCTCGAGGCGATGGCAGTCGGTCTGACCGAGGTGCTGGACCCACACTACCTGGAATACCGCATGGCGAGCACGCGCTACTTCACGCGCAAGCTGAATGAAGAGGGCGTCGCAACCGTCCAGCCGCCGGGGGGACATGCAGCCTACATAGACGCACGAGCGTTCCTGCCCCACGTGCCCATCGAGCAGTATCCGGGCCAAGCCCTCGTCTGCGCGCTGTACCTGGTCGGAGGCATCCGGGGAGTGGAGATCGGAAGCGTGATGTTCGGCAAGCACACGGCGTCGGGAGAGACCTTTGCCGACATGGACCTGGTGCGCCTCGCTGTGCCTAGAAGAGTGTATACGCAAAGTCACGTAGATTACATGGCGGAGGTGATTCTGGAGGCATTCGAGCAACGAGAGGACGTACACGGGTATCGGATCACGCATCAAGCGCCGACATTGCGGCACTTCACAGCACATTTCGAACCGCTAAGTAATGCGGGCTAG
- a CDS encoding Ig-like domain repeat protein encodes MLVRLSRLALHSLVLIPTVMSAGSALGQSEFDGRDPVATVTVTPPSVVEDEMDVYNRMMLRPFELTWSWRPLKQDNTEPPKIKPGKVWNFDIIQRSGADVGLADIGWDSVSSGSVWPPDPILAVGPNHVLVATNAGFRIYNKSGSQTYSSSFGTFFSGLAGFTFTSDPRVIYDHDSGRWFLLILGLNNSYYSWYLLAVSDDSDPNGTWKKYAIDSTVNGGTATNNMSDYPGMGVSQDALYITANMFNRSTWAYQYVKLRVIPKQQLLDFASSITYSDLWSITNADGSTAFTIQPAQHWGTPQAPFLADVQGTNRVNIFGVNNPLGTPSLTKKNATVTSFSAPPSAVQQGGTVRLDTIDTRTYNSVWRNNSIYFAHTIGQSSVAACRWYQLNTSNWPTSVSVTTSGTVITAGVYQWFPSVAVNQDDTLFMGFCRASSNEYASIYYAYRLASDPPGQMTVPTVIKAGARYYTGEGGSPVRWGDYTGTVVDPQDDRTFWHFNEYPHATSGSTWRTWVQQVTLTPPGDPTTLLVLNAGGQIGATVTLSATLTRDSDGAPLSGKTVSFKVASNSVGSGTTNGSGVATVNYTIPPSLGTGVKTIQADFAGDGTYAASTGSGNLTVTKASSVVEAYDASGPLGQSINLSAKLTRATDGALLEGQSLTFKVDSVNVGTATTGSNGIGTVAYTPQEGGGVGAKTITVEFDGDSLHDPSSDTATLTVQKANTSVTPQNASGTSGQPVTLTATLRRTTDNLPLVGRTVSFDVGGYSAGSAVTAFGGVATVNWVIPAELGTGAKTITASFAGDSLYNASNGTATLDVAPGGATVSGVVTLEQYLGGPGQSATIQFREIPSGTVIHSATIVLDGAGNYSTSNVPAGTYDVAVKFVNWLRQVVPNVTVSGSTTVNFSLSNGDVNDSNTVDIVDLNAILSFFGNAGGTGDLNWDGSVNLVDLNIVLSNFGMVGAP; translated from the coding sequence ATGCTCGTTCGTCTCTCTCGCTTAGCTCTGCACTCCCTAGTGCTGATTCCGACTGTCATGTCGGCGGGGTCGGCGCTCGGGCAGTCGGAGTTCGATGGCCGAGACCCTGTGGCCACCGTTACGGTAACGCCACCCTCCGTCGTGGAGGACGAAATGGACGTCTACAACCGGATGATGCTTCGTCCCTTCGAGCTGACCTGGTCATGGCGTCCGCTGAAGCAGGATAACACCGAACCGCCCAAGATCAAGCCGGGCAAGGTGTGGAACTTCGACATCATCCAACGGAGCGGGGCCGACGTGGGTCTCGCGGATATCGGTTGGGATAGCGTCTCGTCAGGATCTGTGTGGCCACCCGACCCCATTTTGGCCGTCGGACCGAATCACGTGCTCGTAGCTACCAACGCCGGCTTTCGAATCTACAACAAATCAGGGAGCCAAACCTACTCCTCGTCGTTCGGAACCTTCTTCAGCGGGCTTGCCGGGTTCACGTTCACGTCGGACCCGCGTGTTATTTATGACCATGACAGCGGTCGGTGGTTCCTGCTGATTCTGGGTCTCAACAACAGCTACTACTCGTGGTACCTATTGGCAGTATCGGATGACAGCGATCCGAACGGCACGTGGAAGAAGTACGCAATCGACTCGACGGTCAACGGCGGAACTGCCACCAACAACATGTCGGATTATCCCGGCATGGGGGTGAGCCAGGATGCGCTCTACATCACCGCCAACATGTTCAATCGCAGCACGTGGGCCTACCAGTACGTCAAGTTGCGGGTGATCCCCAAGCAACAGCTCCTGGACTTTGCCAGCAGTATTACCTACAGCGATCTGTGGAGCATCACGAACGCAGACGGAAGCACCGCATTCACGATCCAGCCCGCTCAGCACTGGGGCACGCCACAGGCGCCTTTCCTCGCGGACGTGCAGGGTACCAATCGGGTCAATATCTTTGGCGTAAACAATCCGCTCGGCACCCCGTCGCTAACGAAGAAGAACGCCACCGTGACATCGTTCTCCGCCCCTCCCTCCGCGGTTCAACAGGGTGGTACGGTACGACTCGATACGATCGACACTCGAACTTACAACTCGGTTTGGCGCAACAACTCGATCTACTTCGCGCACACGATTGGGCAGAGTAGCGTGGCTGCCTGCCGTTGGTACCAGCTGAACACGTCCAACTGGCCGACGTCGGTGAGTGTCACGACGAGCGGTACCGTGATCACGGCCGGTGTGTATCAGTGGTTCCCGTCGGTTGCGGTCAATCAGGACGACACGCTGTTCATGGGGTTCTGTCGGGCGTCGAGTAATGAGTATGCCTCCATCTACTATGCCTACCGCCTGGCATCCGACCCGCCCGGTCAAATGACGGTGCCGACGGTCATCAAGGCGGGCGCCCGCTACTACACCGGCGAGGGTGGTAGTCCTGTGCGATGGGGAGACTACACCGGTACCGTGGTCGACCCGCAGGATGATCGCACCTTCTGGCACTTCAATGAGTACCCGCACGCAACCTCGGGCAGCACCTGGCGCACATGGGTTCAGCAGGTTACGCTGACACCACCCGGAGACCCCACCACACTGCTGGTGTTGAATGCCGGGGGCCAAATCGGTGCCACCGTCACGCTGAGCGCAACGTTGACGCGAGACTCGGACGGTGCGCCGCTCTCGGGGAAGACTGTCAGCTTCAAGGTCGCCTCCAATTCCGTCGGCTCAGGAACTACGAACGGAAGCGGTGTGGCGACTGTGAACTACACGATTCCGCCGAGCCTGGGCACGGGCGTGAAGACGATCCAAGCAGACTTCGCGGGCGACGGCACCTATGCAGCATCCACGGGCAGTGGAAACTTGACGGTTACGAAGGCGAGCTCCGTCGTAGAGGCCTACGATGCCTCCGGACCGCTCGGACAGAGTATCAACCTGAGCGCCAAACTGACCCGCGCTACGGACGGCGCTCTCCTCGAAGGGCAGAGCCTGACATTCAAGGTAGACAGTGTGAACGTCGGCACGGCGACAACGGGCTCGAACGGCATCGGCACCGTCGCCTACACACCGCAGGAGGGCGGCGGAGTCGGAGCCAAGACGATCACGGTGGAGTTCGACGGCGACTCACTGCATGACCCATCGAGCGACACAGCAACTTTGACCGTTCAGAAGGCCAACACTTCGGTAACACCGCAGAATGCCAGCGGCACGAGCGGCCAACCCGTGACGCTCACCGCCACCCTTCGCCGCACGACGGACAATCTCCCGCTCGTCGGTCGGACCGTTTCGTTCGATGTCGGCGGCTACTCTGCAGGCTCGGCGGTCACGGCCTTCGGTGGCGTTGCGACGGTCAACTGGGTCATCCCGGCGGAACTCGGCACAGGTGCAAAAACGATCACTGCCTCCTTCGCGGGCGACAGCTTGTACAACGCCTCGAACGGCACCGCCACACTCGACGTGGCTCCTGGTGGAGCGACTGTCAGCGGCGTGGTCACGCTCGAGCAGTATCTCGGCGGGCCAGGCCAGAGTGCAACGATCCAGTTCCGGGAGATTCCGTCCGGCACCGTGATTCATAGTGCGACCATCGTGCTGGATGGCGCTGGGAACTACTCGACGTCTAATGTGCCGGCGGGCACCTACGACGTGGCGGTCAAGTTCGTGAACTGGCTGCGACAGGTGGTGCCCAACGTCACGGTCTCCGGTTCGACCACGGTGAACTTCTCGCTGTCCAACGGCGATGTCAACGATAGCAACACGGTCGACATCGTTGACCTGAATGCCATTCTGTCGTTCTTCGGGAACGCAGGCGGCACAGGCGACCTGAACTGGGATGGATCCGTGAACCTCGTGGACCTGAACATCGTTCTTTCGAACTTCGGGATGGTCGGGGCCCCGTAA
- a CDS encoding superoxide dismutase, protein MPIVEIAAKPLPEKIYNTEANGISRRTHDEHYKLYQGYVNKTNEIRKALAALADEDFAAGNQVYSKIRSLKTDLTFALGGVYNHEVYFDILGGKGGAPTGRVAELIQRDFGSYENWARDLKATGMSARGWAWTAVNHATGELFNYLGDAQNTFPVWGATPILALDTYEHAYYLDFAVARAGYIDAFLKSIDWDAVNARLAAAPGQ, encoded by the coding sequence ATGCCCATCGTTGAGATTGCGGCGAAGCCGCTGCCGGAGAAGATCTACAACACCGAGGCGAACGGCATCTCTCGCCGAACGCACGACGAGCACTACAAACTGTATCAAGGCTACGTGAACAAGACGAACGAGATCCGAAAGGCGCTCGCTGCGCTGGCGGACGAGGACTTCGCTGCGGGGAACCAGGTGTACTCGAAGATCCGGTCGCTGAAGACCGACCTGACGTTCGCGCTAGGCGGCGTGTACAACCACGAGGTGTACTTCGACATCCTCGGAGGCAAGGGGGGCGCTCCGACCGGACGAGTGGCCGAGTTGATCCAGCGCGACTTCGGCTCTTACGAGAACTGGGCGCGGGACCTGAAGGCGACCGGCATGTCTGCGCGCGGCTGGGCGTGGACGGCGGTGAACCACGCCACCGGCGAGTTGTTCAACTATCTGGGTGATGCACAGAACACCTTCCCGGTGTGGGGCGCGACGCCGATCCTGGCGCTGGACACGTATGAGCACGCCTACTACCTCGACTTCGCCGTCGCCCGTGCGGGCTACATTGACGCGTTCCTGAAGTCCATTGACTGGGACGCAGTGAACGCTCGCCTGGCCGCCGCGCCTGGACAGTAG
- a CDS encoding ammonia-forming cytochrome c nitrite reductase subunit c552 codes for MEATPEKKRSTWLGWFVFLGSVLGVVILGLLATSITERRAETRYLALQMIQPIAEWEADNSKWGVNFPREYNSWELTKKTDENTKYGGSGFRDYLADNPKLVIMWAGYAFAKDYAQARGHYHSLNDVLQTKRITDKSPGTCYTCKSPDVPRLMAQMGPAKFYSGNFLAMRGEVKNPIGCADCHDNKTMALRISRPALREAFQAMGKDITKATHQEMRSLVCAQCHVEYYFRGKKENYLVFPWKHGLTAEAMEKFYDEVQHTDWVHAISGAKMIKMQHPDWEVYMQGIHAFRGVSCADCHMPYKTEGGVKFTDHQVRSPLYNIANSCQVCHKWSEQEVRSRVTAIQDKNREMLTRAEEAITAGHLEIGDAIRLGATDAELETPRKLISKAQMYWDYVAANNGMGFHAPQECARVLAKALDLAQQSRLATTLVRAKRGAPAPLQLPDITTKEKAQAYIKPFVDAQKAKEAATQPPPTR; via the coding sequence ATGGAAGCCACACCCGAGAAGAAGCGAAGTACTTGGCTCGGATGGTTCGTCTTTCTTGGCAGCGTTTTGGGGGTCGTAATCCTCGGCCTGCTCGCCACCTCGATCACCGAGCGTCGCGCAGAGACCCGTTATCTGGCCTTGCAGATGATCCAGCCCATCGCCGAGTGGGAGGCCGACAACTCCAAGTGGGGAGTCAACTTTCCCCGGGAGTACAACTCCTGGGAGCTGACCAAGAAGACCGACGAGAACACGAAATACGGTGGCTCGGGCTTCCGCGATTACCTTGCTGATAACCCCAAGCTGGTCATCATGTGGGCAGGGTATGCCTTCGCTAAGGACTACGCGCAGGCACGAGGGCACTACCACAGCTTGAACGACGTGCTGCAGACGAAGCGCATCACCGACAAGTCCCCCGGGACCTGCTACACCTGCAAGAGCCCCGACGTGCCGAGGCTGATGGCCCAGATGGGTCCTGCAAAGTTCTACTCCGGCAACTTCCTCGCCATGCGGGGAGAGGTCAAGAACCCTATCGGGTGTGCGGACTGCCACGACAACAAGACGATGGCACTGCGTATCTCTCGCCCCGCGTTGCGCGAGGCGTTCCAAGCGATGGGGAAGGACATCACCAAAGCCACTCATCAAGAGATGCGCTCCTTGGTATGCGCACAGTGCCATGTGGAGTACTACTTCCGCGGCAAGAAGGAGAACTATTTAGTATTCCCCTGGAAGCACGGCCTGACCGCAGAGGCCATGGAGAAGTTCTACGACGAAGTGCAACACACCGATTGGGTGCATGCCATCAGCGGTGCGAAGATGATCAAGATGCAGCACCCCGATTGGGAAGTGTACATGCAGGGCATCCACGCATTCCGTGGCGTATCGTGTGCCGACTGCCACATGCCCTACAAGACCGAGGGCGGCGTGAAGTTCACCGACCACCAGGTGCGCAGCCCGCTCTACAACATCGCCAACTCGTGTCAAGTGTGCCACAAGTGGTCGGAGCAGGAAGTCCGGAGCCGAGTTACTGCCATCCAGGACAAGAACCGCGAGATGCTGACCCGTGCCGAAGAGGCGATTACGGCAGGTCACCTGGAGATCGGCGATGCGATCCGGCTCGGCGCGACCGACGCCGAGTTGGAGACGCCGCGCAAGCTGATCTCGAAGGCGCAGATGTATTGGGATTACGTGGCAGCCAATAACGGCATGGGCTTCCACGCGCCACAAGAGTGTGCGCGGGTGTTGGCGAAGGCGCTCGACCTGGCGCAGCAGAGCCGATTGGCGACGACGTTGGTGCGTGCCAAGCGAGGGGCACCGGCGCCGCTGCAACTCCCGGACATCACCACTAAGGAGAAGGCGCAGGCCTACATCAAGCCGTTCGTGGATGCCCAGAAGGCGAAGGAAGCCGCCACCCAACCACCACCCACGCGTTAG